One stretch of Passer domesticus isolate bPasDom1 chromosome 2, bPasDom1.hap1, whole genome shotgun sequence DNA includes these proteins:
- the AMER2 gene encoding APC membrane recruitment protein 2: MDSHCDCVEPPAAEPPSGRINKTAFKLFRRRKSGGTMPSIFGVRSRGGEGKGAGKPGMVRSRTHDGLADAVLESSKKEEPGGGEAPSREAQERPAGSPGGPAGSAVAKSHSFFSLLRKNGRQAEGAEPRAGGRQKKGLKGIFSSMRWHKKDKNGKEERGETSDIPSGLIMPGSLTASLECIKEETPKPLSESPSGAGDAGPEAAREKRSGEAPAAAEEPRAEPRAGSAPGREEPPAAVRPPEELRRERPEPAAGEAGTAKDAAITGCGDIIADHEEDVGGGSGVCEKSTPGPSKLGATKKHPTMVAYQGGGEEMASPDQVDDTCLQEFWDMLSQTDETQTQGAGSGGGTKKPEGLKETRGTEGAQNRVVVKRGGLHQIAIHLNHKEEQKSREKEQHEGVPNSDEGYWDSTTPGPEEDSSTSIQKETLPRDSYSGDALYDLYAEPDENPPAGPTNEEVPSVPRSKPVSPIRTVSSLKTPSSSAKDSKIPISIKHLSSHPASHGADASNSHHVAHHHLAKSEMHRTKIPVSKVLVRRVSNRGVAGPVTGTTVKTAMYQDSAKK; encoded by the exons ATGGACTCGCACTGCGACTGTGTGGAGCCCCCGGCCGCCGAGCCGCCGTCGGGCAGGATTAACAAAACCGCTTTCAAGCTTTTCAGGAGGAGGAAGTCCGGGGGAACCATGCCGAGCATCTTCGGGGTGCGGAGCCGAGGAGGGGAGGGTAAGGGCGCCGGCAAGCCGGGGATGGTGCGGAGCCGGACGCACGACGGCTTGGCCGACGCCgtgctggagagcagcaagAAGGAGGAACCGGGCGGCGGCGAGGCGCCGAGCCGAGAGGCGCAGGAGCGGCCGGCCGGCAGCCCCGGCGGCCCCGCCGGCAGCGCCGTGGCCAAGTCGCACAGCTTCTTCTCGCTGCTGAGGAAGAACGGCAGGCAGGCGGAGGGCGCGGAGCCGCGGGCCGGCGGCAGACAAAAGAAGGGGCTGAAGGGGATCTTCAGCAGCATGCGGTGGCACAAAAAGGACAAAAACGGCAaggaggagaggggggaaaCCTCGGACATCCCGTCCGGCCTTATCATGCCGGGGTCCCTGACCGCCAGCCTGGAGTGCATCAAGGAGGAGACGCCGAAACCTTTGTCTGAGAGCCCGAGCGGCGCGGGAGACGCCGGGCCGGAGGCGGCGCGGGAGAAGCGCAGCGGCGAGGCGCCCGCCGCGGCCGAGGAGCCCCGAGCGGAGCCGCGGGCCGGCAGCGCCCCGGGCCGGGAGGAGCCGCCCGCCGCCGTGCGGCCACCCGAGGAGCTCCGCCGCGAGCGACCCGAGCCGGCCGCCGGAGAGGCTGGGACTGCGAAGGATGCGGCGATAACAG GCTGCGGAGATATTATTGCGGACCATGAGGAGGATGTGGGCGGCGGGAGTGGCGTCTGCGAGAAGAGCACCCCCGGGCCCAGCAAGCTGGGTGCCACCAAGAAGCACCCCACCATGGTGGCCTAccagggaggaggggaggagaTGGCCAGCCCCGACCAGGTGGATGACACCTGCCTGCAGGAGTTCTGGGATATGCTGTCGCAGACAGACGAGACTCAGACGCAAGGAGCAGGAAGCGGAGGAGGGACAAAGAAGCCCGAGGGGTTGAAGGAAACCCGAGGTACCGAGGGGGCCCAGAACAGGGTGGTGGTGAAGCGTGGTGGCCTCCACCAGATTGCCATTCACCTGAACCACAAAGAGGAGCAGAAGAGCAGGGAAAAGGAGCAGCACGAGGGTGTCCCAAACAGCGATGAGGGCTACTGGGATTCCACCACCCCTGGTCCCGAGGAAGACAGTTCCACAAGCATCCAGAAGGAAACCCTTCCCAGGGATAGCTACAGTGGGGATGCTCTCTATGACCTTTACGCCGAGCCGGATGAGAACCCACCAGCGGGGCCCACAAACGAGGAAGTCCCCAGTGTGCCACGCTCCAAGCCCGTGTCTCCAATAAGGACCGTGAGCTCACTGAAAACACCCTCCAGCAGCGCGAAGGACTCCAAGATACCCATCAGCATTAAACACCTTTCCTCGCATCCGGCCAGCCACGGAGCAGATGCCAGTAACAGCCATCACGTCGCACACCATCACCTGGCCAAAAGTGAGATGCACAGAACAAAAATCCCCGTCTCCAAAGTGCTGGTACGCCGAGTCAGTAACAGGGGCGTAGCCGGGCCAGTAACGGGGACAACAGTGAAAACTGCCATGTACCAGGACAGTGCCAAAAAGTAG